A stretch of the Teretinema zuelzerae genome encodes the following:
- the mnmA gene encoding tRNA 2-thiouridine(34) synthase MnmA produces the protein MAKILVGMSGGVDSSVAAKLLLDQGHEVAGVTLKLYSNEDLGEPEKQGRTCCSLDDIQDARRVAYKLGIEHFVFNFQELFAEKVIDKFVYTYLAGATPNPCIDCNRFIKFDKLVERAILLGYDYVATGHYARIEKNPETGRLDLLRGADLSKDQSYVLYCLTQNQLAHTLFPLGGMTKAEIRLIAEDAGLVNARKPDSQDICFVPDGDYAGFIERRSPGKTKSGDFIDAQGNKIGTHRGITHYTIGQRRGIATAFGKPMYVAAKDAKNNTVTLGENHELSTPELVARDLNLIAVEKIDSPMRVTAKIRYNQKDQGALLLPGADNSVIVRFDEPQRAVAPGQAVVFYQGERVIGGGTI, from the coding sequence ATGGCGAAAATTCTTGTCGGAATGTCAGGCGGAGTAGACAGCTCCGTCGCGGCGAAGCTGCTGCTAGACCAGGGGCACGAAGTCGCCGGCGTTACGCTCAAACTCTACTCGAACGAAGACCTCGGCGAACCGGAAAAACAGGGCCGCACCTGCTGCTCGCTCGACGACATCCAGGACGCCCGGCGGGTCGCCTACAAACTCGGCATCGAGCACTTCGTCTTTAATTTTCAGGAACTCTTCGCGGAAAAGGTGATCGATAAATTCGTGTATACCTATCTGGCCGGCGCAACCCCGAATCCCTGCATCGACTGCAACCGCTTCATCAAATTCGACAAGCTTGTCGAACGGGCAATCCTCCTCGGCTACGACTACGTCGCCACCGGCCACTACGCGCGGATCGAGAAAAACCCCGAAACCGGCCGGCTCGACCTTCTGCGGGGAGCAGACCTTTCAAAGGACCAGAGCTACGTTCTGTACTGTCTGACCCAGAACCAGCTCGCCCACACTCTCTTCCCCCTCGGAGGAATGACCAAGGCGGAAATCAGGCTCATCGCGGAAGACGCGGGCCTCGTCAACGCACGCAAACCCGACAGCCAGGACATCTGCTTCGTTCCGGACGGCGATTACGCGGGCTTCATCGAACGGCGAAGCCCCGGAAAAACGAAAAGCGGCGACTTCATCGACGCTCAGGGCAACAAAATCGGCACGCATCGGGGCATCACGCATTACACCATCGGCCAGAGGCGCGGCATTGCGACCGCCTTCGGCAAACCGATGTACGTCGCCGCGAAAGACGCGAAAAACAACACGGTTACGCTCGGGGAAAACCACGAACTTTCGACGCCCGAACTCGTCGCCCGGGACCTGAACCTCATCGCGGTGGAAAAAATAGACAGCCCGATGCGGGTTACCGCGAAAATACGGTATAATCAAAAGGATCAGGGAGCCCTGCTTCTTCCCGGCGCCGACAACTCGGTCATAGTCCGGTTCGACGAACCGCAGCGCGCGGTAGCTCCGGGACAGGCTGTCGTCTTTTATCAGGGAGAACGCGTAATAGGCGGCGGAACAATTTGA
- a CDS encoding oxygen-binding di-iron domain-containing protein, translating into MEEKDVYGKVLYEDDNHKYIWLGTENKYRKGVIQTMQYLIIDNGRGTLLDPGGVHLFSRVVASVSRFISIDKIDTIFFSHQDPDVSSGIALWLGVTKAKVYISSLWTRFLPHFGIVDTSRVLPIEDKGGTLRLSSGTELQFVPSHFMHSPGQFSLYDPRSKILFTGDIGAAVFGEGQETLFIDDFKQNIHLIEGFHVRYMNSNAVVKKWCSIVRALNPEMIAPQHGGIYRGKAVQDFLGWLSELRCGADRLNEYFGS; encoded by the coding sequence ATCGAAGAAAAAGATGTCTACGGCAAGGTTCTTTACGAGGACGATAACCATAAATACATTTGGCTGGGAACAGAAAATAAATACCGCAAGGGCGTCATCCAGACAATGCAGTACCTGATCATCGACAACGGAAGGGGCACCCTGCTCGATCCGGGCGGAGTCCATCTTTTTTCACGGGTCGTCGCTTCGGTAAGCCGATTCATCTCGATCGATAAAATCGACACTATCTTCTTCTCGCACCAGGATCCGGACGTCTCTTCGGGAATAGCCCTGTGGCTGGGAGTCACCAAGGCGAAGGTGTACATCTCTTCGCTGTGGACCCGATTCCTCCCCCACTTCGGCATTGTAGACACCTCCCGCGTACTCCCCATAGAAGACAAGGGCGGAACGCTGAGACTCTCATCCGGAACCGAGCTTCAGTTCGTGCCTTCGCATTTCATGCACTCGCCCGGTCAATTTTCGCTCTACGATCCCCGCTCGAAAATCCTCTTTACCGGAGACATCGGCGCGGCCGTCTTCGGAGAAGGACAGGAAACCCTTTTTATCGACGATTTCAAGCAGAATATACATCTCATCGAAGGGTTCCACGTACGATACATGAACTCGAACGCCGTCGTGAAAAAGTGGTGCTCGATCGTGAGAGCCCTGAATCCCGAAATGATAGCGCCCCAGCACGGAGGAATCTATCGCGGCAAGGCCGTGCAGGATTTTCTCGGCTGGCTTTCTGAACTTCGCTGCGGAGCGGATCGCCTCAACGAATACTTCGGTTCATAA
- a CDS encoding methyl-accepting chemotaxis protein produces MERHETEQNYEDAIDKFVVGYNKSIILNSVTLHSLDILDQAMDQVESGLNTIVSAFEEMRATSRSTSDNTNRIDSMMGEILAKNGTMNNGIAERMKEIENAAANARSIATLFEELKQRTQSVAGITGSIQDVSDRTGILAINASIEAARAGTVGRGFRIIANEVRTLATQTGDFAKQIESNIGEFQGTVETLNKQMSSFVDLFSRFKTSFADILTSFSDNARTIDAAGQSLSEITGAIREEAQALNDGLVSLENVNDSMRDTHAILGVIQSSHHFLDTLLEQSSDSMGL; encoded by the coding sequence ATGGAACGGCACGAAACAGAGCAGAACTATGAAGACGCGATAGACAAGTTCGTAGTCGGCTACAATAAAAGCATCATTCTCAATTCCGTCACCCTGCATTCGCTGGACATCCTGGATCAAGCCATGGACCAGGTCGAAAGCGGCTTGAACACCATCGTCAGCGCCTTCGAGGAAATGCGTGCGACCAGCCGGAGCACGTCCGACAACACGAACAGAATAGACTCCATGATGGGAGAGATTCTCGCGAAAAACGGAACAATGAACAACGGCATCGCAGAACGGATGAAGGAAATCGAAAACGCGGCGGCGAACGCCAGATCGATCGCGACCCTCTTCGAAGAGCTCAAACAGCGCACCCAGAGCGTCGCGGGAATTACCGGGTCGATTCAGGACGTATCGGACCGCACCGGAATCCTCGCGATCAACGCCTCGATCGAAGCGGCCCGGGCGGGAACAGTCGGAAGGGGCTTCCGCATCATCGCCAACGAGGTGCGCACCCTTGCCACCCAGACCGGAGACTTCGCCAAGCAGATAGAATCGAACATCGGCGAATTCCAGGGCACCGTTGAAACCCTGAATAAGCAGATGAGTTCCTTCGTAGACCTCTTCTCGCGTTTCAAGACCTCCTTCGCCGACATTCTCACGAGCTTCTCCGACAACGCCCGCACGATCGACGCCGCGGGCCAATCGTTGTCGGAAATAACCGGAGCGATCCGCGAGGAAGCCCAGGCCCTGAACGACGGACTGGTCTCCCTCGAGAACGTGAACGACTCCATGCGGGACACTCACGCGATTCTCGGCGTCATCCAATCGAGCCACCACTTCCTCGACACCCTGCTTGAGCAATCAAGCGATAGTATGGGGCTGTAA
- a CDS encoding ammonium transporter, with product MDFQTLLNWLWVTVAAALVFFMQAGFAMVESGMTRSKNSINVAVKNLTDLGVSLLVFWLFGFALMFGTSRSGLIGTTLFAPDFSASASTLSAGTLAVFFLFQAMFCSTSATIVSGAVAERMRYSGYIVSTFFLSAVIYPVFGHWAWGGLGGELISGGAGWLSSIGFVDFAGSTVVHSVGGYVALACLIVLGPRSGRYSADGKATKIPGSNIPLSVAGVIVLWFGWIGFNGGSTLAMTGAVPSIILHTCLSAAAGLVAALFLGWAITGLPDVDYVMNGALAGLVAITAGCHAVSSLDSIVIGAAAGVVMLAATKLLEALRIDDAVGAIPVHLAAGIWGTLAVGIFGDPAALGTTPAFGSQLLVQLIGVAACALWAFPLSLASLWAFNLFFKLRVTPAEEHIGLNAAEHGAVTELAGLFSVMEEQSRTGDLSLRAPVEPFTEAGQIAALYNRVLSGLELNTIAKDEYREIFSNVSDGLFLIDPAFRICPNYSAATEKIFLSRNLEGRDVKALFGRMLAPDKSRRFDEFIGLMFDPSHHERSISAMNPLQATHFKVSAGYDRYESRLLDFSFYRIWDRSKTKIVHVMAVARDNTRLSLLAKEVRDLRGRLDQALQPHTIA from the coding sequence ATGGATTTTCAAACGCTTTTGAACTGGTTATGGGTGACGGTCGCCGCCGCGTTGGTCTTTTTTATGCAGGCGGGCTTCGCCATGGTTGAGTCGGGAATGACCCGGAGCAAAAACAGCATCAATGTCGCGGTGAAGAATCTCACCGATCTGGGCGTGTCTCTTTTGGTGTTTTGGCTTTTCGGCTTTGCGTTGATGTTCGGAACATCGCGATCGGGCCTTATCGGAACCACTCTGTTCGCTCCCGATTTCAGCGCGTCTGCCTCGACCCTTTCCGCGGGAACACTCGCGGTATTCTTTCTGTTCCAGGCGATGTTCTGCAGCACCTCCGCGACGATCGTTTCCGGGGCGGTGGCGGAACGCATGCGCTATTCCGGCTACATCGTCAGCACCTTTTTCCTTTCGGCCGTCATCTATCCGGTGTTCGGCCATTGGGCCTGGGGAGGCCTCGGCGGAGAGCTTATCAGCGGCGGAGCGGGATGGCTCTCTTCGATCGGTTTCGTCGATTTCGCCGGCTCGACGGTCGTCCACTCGGTCGGCGGCTATGTCGCCTTAGCCTGTCTCATCGTTCTCGGACCCCGCTCCGGCCGGTATTCGGCCGACGGCAAGGCGACGAAGATTCCCGGTTCGAACATTCCGCTTTCAGTCGCCGGCGTAATCGTACTCTGGTTCGGCTGGATCGGCTTCAACGGAGGGAGCACTCTCGCGATGACGGGAGCGGTACCTTCCATCATTCTGCATACTTGTCTTTCCGCGGCCGCCGGCCTCGTCGCGGCTCTTTTCCTCGGCTGGGCCATCACCGGCCTTCCCGACGTGGATTATGTGATGAACGGAGCCCTTGCCGGGTTGGTCGCGATAACCGCGGGCTGCCATGCTGTAAGTTCCCTTGATTCGATCGTAATCGGCGCTGCCGCCGGCGTTGTGATGCTCGCGGCGACAAAGCTGCTGGAAGCCCTGAGAATCGACGACGCGGTCGGAGCGATTCCCGTTCATCTGGCAGCCGGCATCTGGGGAACGCTTGCGGTTGGAATTTTCGGCGATCCTGCGGCTCTCGGCACGACTCCGGCGTTCGGCAGCCAGTTGCTGGTTCAGCTGATAGGAGTCGCGGCCTGCGCGCTATGGGCGTTTCCTCTGTCCCTCGCGTCTTTGTGGGCTTTTAATCTTTTTTTCAAGCTTCGGGTAACTCCCGCAGAAGAGCATATAGGTTTGAACGCCGCGGAGCACGGCGCGGTTACGGAACTCGCCGGCCTGTTTTCCGTTATGGAAGAGCAGTCGAGAACAGGCGATTTATCGCTTCGGGCTCCTGTGGAGCCGTTTACGGAGGCGGGCCAGATCGCCGCCTTGTACAACCGGGTGCTCTCCGGATTGGAGTTGAACACGATCGCGAAGGACGAATATCGCGAAATTTTCAGCAATGTGTCCGACGGGCTTTTTTTGATCGACCCTGCTTTTCGTATTTGTCCGAATTATTCGGCCGCTACGGAGAAGATTTTCCTTTCCAGGAACCTGGAAGGCCGTGACGTGAAGGCGCTTTTCGGCCGGATGCTCGCTCCCGACAAGAGCCGGAGATTCGACGAGTTCATCGGCCTCATGTTCGATCCGTCTCATCACGAGCGATCGATTTCGGCGATGAATCCGCTGCAGGCTACGCATTTCAAGGTGTCCGCCGGGTACGACCGTTATGAAAGCCGTCTCCTCGATTTCAGTTTTTACCGGATATGGGACCGCTCGAAGACGAAGATTGTGCATGTGATGGCGGTCGCCCGCGACAACACCCGGCTCTCTCTCCTGGCGAAGGAGGTCCGGGATTTGCGGGGGAGACTCGATCAGGCTTTACAGCCCCATACTATCGCTTGA